A single genomic interval of Oryza sativa Japonica Group chromosome 7, ASM3414082v1 harbors:
- the LOC136357382 gene encoding putative F-box/FBD/LRR-repeat protein At4g03220 — protein MPPPPPPPPPMGDGEVERAGMETDGGGEDRISALPDDLLCSILLRLGSTPAAGQTSLLSRRWRRLPSKLPRLLFPFPSTPPCVGPGIAANTAPVLRHVDVVCCDSPAGATATWLHLLAPRLAHDGVVYFRNTMSRRRLMAPHRGLGLASPSPTFELPCFATAAKLWLRLEFLNLELPRSGVFAHLTEMFLEHVDFNHRGRGDFGHTFSTPRCPLLRRLRIAMCTGIDTMGIYSDSLHHFELEFVPGLMELTLMAPGLRTLELLSCFYYIQEWNCSIHAPDLESLRWGDRFNIGSVRFVGFARLQQLAAFTIPVFGRPDNTIIQEFALLLGRFSAVYRLDLLLSYERANSPCHSNCECDEHPDWNEWEAIVHGLEEAEIRSFRGTEHDFNFVALLFLVSPALKKMTITLDCMADASEESCQKLREIVAGHPGACLEIHQNTSGVFYEFRQSNFTKTPDDHYYG, from the exons atgccgccgcctccgcctcctcctcctccgatgggcgacggcgaggtcgagAGAGCCGGCATGGAAACagacggcggaggagaggatCGCATCAGCGCGCTCCCAGACGATCTCCTCTGCtccatcctcctccgcctcggctccacccccgccgccggccagaccagcctcctctcccgccgctggcgccgcctcccctccaagCTCCCCAGGCtgctcttccccttcccctccaccCCGCCCTGCGTCGGCCCCGGGATCGCCGCCAACACCGCCCCGGTCCTTCGCCACGTCGACGTCGTCTGCTGCGACTCCCCCGCCGGAGCCACCGCCACCTGGCTCCACCTCCTCGCGCCCCGCCTCGCCCACGACGGCGTCGTCTACTTCAGGAACACCATGTCCCGGAGGCGCCTCATGGCCCCTCACCGCGGCCTTGGcctcgcctccccctccccgaccTTCGAGCTCCCCtgcttcgccaccgccgccaagctGTGGCTCCGCCTCGAGTTCCTCAACCTGGAGCTCCCCCGATCCGGCGTCTTCGCCCACCTCACCGAGATGTTCCTGGAGCACGTCGACTTCAACCACAGGGGCAGGGGCGACTTCGGCCACACCTTCTCCACGCCGCGCTGCCCGCTGCTGCGCCGCCTGCGAATCGCCATGTGCACCGGGATTGACACCATGGGCATCTACTCCGACTCCCTCCACCATTTCGAGCTCGAGTTCGTCCCCGGATTGATGGAGCTCACGCTCATGGCGCCCGGCCTCAGGACGCTCGAACTGCTATCCTGCTTCTACTACATCCAGGAGTGGAATTGCTCGATCCATGCCCCGGATCTGGAGTCTCTTCGATGGGGCGATCGGTTTAATATAGGTTCTGTGCGGTTCGTCGGCTTCGCGCGCCTCCAGCAGCTCGCCGCCTTCACCATTCCTGTCTTTGGTCGGCCGGACAACACAATCATTCAGGAATTCGCGTTGCTCTTGGGGCGCTTCTCGGCTGTCTACCGTCTAGACCTCCTGCTCAGCTATGAAAGA GCGAATAGTCCTTGCCATTCGAATTGCGAGTGTGATGAGCACCCAGACTGGAATGAATGGGAAGCCATCGTGCATGGTCTCGAGGAAGCAGAAATTCGCAGCTTCAGAGGAACAGAGCATGATTTTAACTTTGTGGCGCTACTGTTCCTGGTGTCACCAGCGCTTAAAAAAATGACGATAACTTTAGATTGTATGGCTGATGCAAGTGAGGAATCATGCCAGAAGCTACGCGAGATTGTAGCAGGCCACCCTGGGGCTTGCCTTGAAATACACCAGAATACGAGTGGGGTGTTCTATGAATTTCGGCAAAGCAATTTCACCAAGACACCTGATGATCATTATTATGGTTAG
- the LOC4342243 gene encoding pentatricopeptide repeat-containing protein ELI1, chloroplastic, with protein MSTAAAAAAAAAVQPVLPSSSASTGGQQHGVLTADRVAGLLTGCATLRRTGELHAAAVRAGVDGDRAVGFRLQRAYAASDRLDLTVTLLRLTPDPTTVFYTSAIHAHSSRGLHLAALALLSEMLGRGLIPTSHTLSSSLPACHGLALGRALHAYAFKLALAGDSYVATALLGMYARGGDADAARALFDEMPDPHVVPVTAMLTCYAKMGALDDARELFDGMPSKDFICWNAMIDGYTQHGRPNEALRLFRWMLRSGVDPDEVAIILALSAVAQLGTAESGRWLHSYVKNSRRVQLNARVGTALIDMYCKCGSLEDAVSVFNSIGDKDIVVWNAMINGYAMHGDSRKALEMFSQLRSQGLWPTDITFIGLLNACSHSGLVDEGHQFFQSMEEEYAIVPKIEHYGCMVDLLGRAGLIEEAFHLVQSMTIAPDTVMWVSLLAACRLHKNMALGQQIADYLVAGGLANSGMYILLSNIYAAVGNWEEVARVRSMMKASGIQKEPGCSAIEVGRKVYEFVAGDMSHPRTDEIYAMLEKMNGIVKEQGHVPQTELVLHDLDEVTKEKALAVHSEKLAVAFGLISTAPGETIKIVKNLRACADCHAVLKLISKITGRKIVFRDRNRFHHFVDGSCTCGDYW; from the coding sequence atgtccaccgccgccgccgccgccgccgccgccgccgtgcagcccgtgctcccctcctcctccgcctcaacCGGAGGCCAGCAGCATGGTGTACTCACGGCTGACCGCGTGGCGGGGCTGCTCACCGGCTGCGCGACCCTCCGCCGAACCGGCGAGCTCCACGCCGCGGCGGTCCgcgccggcgtcgacggcgaccggGCGGTGGGCTTCCGCCTCCAGCGCGCCTACGCCGCATCCGACCGCCTCGACCTCACCGTCACGCTCCTCCGCCTCACGCCCGACCCCACCACCGTGTTCTACACCTCCGCCATCCACGCCCACTCCTCCCGcggcctccacctcgccgcgctcgcgctGCTCTCCGAGATGCTGGGTAGGGGGCTCATCCCCACCTCGCacaccctctcctcctccctccccgcctGCCACGGCCTCGCCCTTGGCCGCGCCCTTCACGCCTACGCCTTCAAGCTGGCGCTCGCCGGCGACTCCTACGTCGCCACCGCGCTGCTCGGCATGTACGCGCGCGggggcgacgccgacgccgcgcgcgcgctgttcgacgaaatgcccgATCCGCACGTCGTGCCAGTCACGGCGATGCTCACCTGCTACGCCAAGATGGGGGCACTCGACGACGCGCGCGAGCTGTTCGACGGGATGCCCAGCAAGGACTTCATCTGCTGGAACGCCATGATCGATGGCTACACGCAGCACGGGAGGCCGAACGAGGCGCTCCGGTTGTTCCGGTGGATGCTGCGGTCAGGTGTCGATCCCGATGAGGTGGCCATCATTCTTGCGCTCTCTGCAGTCGCGCAGCTCGGCACAGCAGAGTCCGGGAGGTGGCTTCATTCCTATGTCAAGAACAGCCGGCGAGTTCAGCTCAATGCCAGGGTTGGCACGGCGCTCATTGACATGTACTGCAAGTGTGGCAGCCTGGAGGACGCCGTGTCAGTGTTCAACAGCATCGGCGACAAAGACATCGTCGTCTGGAACGCCATGATCAACGGCTACGCGATGCACGGAGATAGCAGGAAGGCACTGGAGATGTTTTCGCAGCTGCGGTCACAAGGCCTCTGGCCAACTGACATCACCTTCATCGGCTTGCTCAATGCCTGCAGCCATTCTGGGCTTGTCGACGAAGGCCACCAATTCTTCCAATCAATGGAGGAGGAGTACGCCATTGTCCCCAAGATCGAGCACTACGGTTGCATGGTCGATCTCCTCGGTCGTGCCGGGCTCATAGAAGAAGCATTCCACCTTGTCCAGAGCATGACGATCGCCCCTGACACCGTCATGTGGGTGTCACTGCTCGCCGCGTGCCGGCTTCACAAGAACATGGCGTTAGGCCAGCAGATCGCCGACTATCTCGTCGCCGGTGGACTTGCCAACTCCGGTATGTACATCCTCCTGTCGAACATCTACGCGGCTGTTGGTAACTGGGAAGAAGTTGCAAGAGTAAGGTCCATGATGAAGGCCAGTGGCATCCAGAAGGAGCCCGGGTGCAGCGCCATCGAGGTCGGCCGCAAGGTCTACgagttcgtcgccggcgacatgAGCCATCCTCGCACAGATGAGATATACGCCATGCTGGAGAAGATGAACGGGATTGTGAAAGAGCAGGGACATGTTCCACAGACCGAGCTGGTGCTACATGATCTGGATGAGGTGACCAAGGAGAAGGCATTGGCAGTTCACAGCGAGAAGCTCGCCGTTGCGTTTGGGCTCATAAGCACGGCGCCCGGGGAGACGATCAAGATCGTCAAGAACCTGAGGGCGTGCGCCGATTGCCATGCCGTGCTGAAGCTGATATCGAAGATCACTGGGAGGAAGATCGTGTTCAGGGACAGGAACAGGTTTCACCATTTCGTTGATGGGTCATGCACTTGTGGAGATTACTGGTGA